Proteins encoded within one genomic window of Macaca thibetana thibetana isolate TM-01 chromosome 3, ASM2454274v1, whole genome shotgun sequence:
- the FERD3L gene encoding fer3-like protein, producing MAAYPESCVDATVLDFVADLSLASPGRPLLCDFAPGVSFGDPALALREGRPRRMARFEEGDPEEEECEVDQGDGEEEEEEERGRGVSLLGRPKRKRVITYAQRQAANIRERKRMFNLNEAFDQLRRKVPTFAYEKRLSRIETLRLAIVYISFMTELLESCEKKESG from the coding sequence ATGGCGGCCTATCCAGAGAGCTGCGTGGACGCTACGGTGCTGGACTTCGTCGCAGACCTGTCCCTGGCCTCCCCGGGACGCCCTCTCCTCTGCGACTTCGCACCCGGGGTCTCCTTTGGGGATCCAGCCCTTGCGCTCCGAGAAGGAAGACCCAGGAGGATGGCGCGGTTTGAAGAGGGGGACCCAGAAGAAGAGGAGTGCGAAGTGGACCAGGGGGacggagaagaggaggaggaagaggagcgcGGGAGAGGCGTCTCCCTATTAGGCCGCCCCAAGAGGAAAAGAGTGATCACCTACGCCCAGCGCCAGGCCGCCAACATCCGCGAAAGGAAGCGAATGTTCAACCTCAACGAGGCCTTTGACCAGCTGCGGAGGAAGGTGCCCACGTTTGCTTACGAGAAAAGGCTGTCCCGGATCGAGACCCTCCGCCTGGCCATCGTCTACATCTCCTTCATGACCGAGCTCTTggagagctgtgagaagaaggaaAGCGGCTGA